ataTCCCTCAGAGTTTttccaaagttttacaaaaacgTTGCTCCTTTCCCATGGCTGCTGCAATTTCTAGAcaataattattggtcattctggcaagcagaaatgtaaccgtGATAGAAAATAGGCAAAAACTTGATTAGGTATTATAgcttactgtactattcactcttcaaataaatcccaCTATCAATCTTATTTtatcactaaaataaagtgaacgagtgtctgctgtacagtgttttgtaaagtacagtaaagtacttcaattactctgttgtggtaatactatagttgctatggtaactcaacaagtgtattaaaaacaaactacccagcgctttagtttttttttttacaatatagggtatatttttctacaattcaacacactttactgtagtaaaactacactgtatttcattttatcagttcactattcttaatactacagtatgctgaagcatctctGGAAAAGCACGAAAGGAGTCTGGCAcagcgagagcagatcattcaCACGCgagcagccagtgttttgagagttcgcaagcagttttgtccatgaacaaagaaaaccggcgcgtgagcagagattTGCTCTCTCGTATTACAGCACTCCCAACTTATAAAAACTGCGCTTTCGACATTTGTCAGGGAAATAGCGGCatactctgccagccgaaatcatgtcacgcGCACTCAAAGCGAACTCCTGCAAACACAGCGACGACGTCACATTTGCCGCGCGCAcataccgcaaattacaattggactagtgaaataaagaactacaacaccccaaaaacaaagcaacaacaaaaaaagaatttaaatgagcattagatgtagcgttacatggacatcgcaaaaataagacctgtgcaaaaatatttaagacctaaaacagcaaatttaagactttttaaagacataaatttagattttttaatttaagacttttaaatactttttaagaccccgcggggaccctgtcatccaccatttctgtttgttgtcaaaactaacagctggaggggcgtggtaaagtatgttagccacgcccagtacctcagacagacctaaactgagaattaaactgaaaacaaacaggaagtgcattttcagattttaattttagattacaagggggcaaactattttgtttttctcttaATGACATGCATAGATGAGTtgtttcaccacaaaactagGAAAGTGAGCTTCATGTGTACAtgaagcgaggtacgaagaatggaccccaggCCATCACcaatgtgtctgtttgtgtgtatatatatgtgtgtgcgtgtttgtgcagTTACCTGGTGCGTGAGAGTTGATTGTCTCTCCCTCGTTGTCGGACGAAGCCGTTAAGGGAGATGATGAAGACGAGTGCGCTGTGATGTCACTGTCGCTGGTGCTGCTGTCCTGGAGCACGTCTGGTTTGCGTCTGGCCGCCGCCTCCCTCTTTTGCCGCAGCTGCCGCATGCGCTGCTTCTGCCTCTGGCTGCGCGGCCCTCGAACCCGCACTCGTCCATTCACCTGCTTCTCTTGGCATCGGTTCTTCTTAGCCGCCATTGCGACAGTGGATGTGTCGCTCTCTGAATGAGAGCGCCGCGACTTCCTGCCAGCTGTTTGAGTGGGTGCAGCTACTTCCTCTGCAGATGATAGAGTATCAGAGTCTCCAAGATGACCCGAAGACGAAGGCGACCGAAGACACACTGAAGAATCGCTGTCTTCCTGTGGGCCCGACTGGGTGGAGCTCGGGGGCGGAGCTGTTTCCTGTGGCTGCCCAGGGGCGGAGTCTCTGTGGAGCTCCTTTAGTAAGCAGGGCATTGAGAGCAAGCCGGGCGCTTGTTTGTCAGGACTCTGCGAGCTGATTGGGTCCTCGCCTGCCGGAGAGCTGGTGGGCGTGGTCTCTTGTCTCAGTGGCATGTCCTGCTCCTCTGCTGTGGCCCCGCCCTCTGAGGGGCATTCAGGGAGCTCGTTGGCCTTCTGGGCATCAGTCATCTCTGAAGGGCGGGGCCAGGGGTGGAGACTCTGAAGTGGCAGTTGTTAGTCGATAAACGGGGGCGGCTGACCTGGAAAAGAAGAAAAGGGTCAATTTAACAGATGATTAATAgggaatttattcatttaaattgttAGTTACATTTCCTATGACTATAAGCACTGCACCACcttcattttaatatggaaattaagttttaaagataatagagtggaggaactatgatgtaattttgcatgcaaaaacccgaaagcgagttagcattttagcagtttcaGTTCCCTCGCCCCAAAGTCAACAGACAaggcagggctcaaaattaacctttttgcttggtagcactggtgctcctaactttaaaaatttaggcgcaccaGCCAAAAAAATTTCGCTCCCACCAATTATGGGCACCGTTGCTACAAGGTTTATTTAAACAGATTTACagatcaacactaatcaaaactaacaagcaaaaatatatatttgcatgaGTGAGAAAaatatgcagggctcgaaattgcgaccattttggtcacatatgcgcccgaaatttaatcTATGCCTCCTAATATATTTGgtattagagatgcgcggatgggctattatttcatccgcaactgcatcacaaaactcatcctccgtccgccatccatccgcactaacatttttgaccaaattttaaaaccgcacccgcccgccatctgctgactgagctctttatttgaatggctaaTTCCTTTTtactattaaatgaatgtttctttattgattattagaaaaaagagaatgactttaatgacatgcagttaattcaaacgtgcaagt
The genomic region above belongs to Danio rerio strain Tuebingen ecotype United States chromosome 21, GRCz12tu, whole genome shotgun sequence and contains:
- the ark2n gene encoding protein ARK2N codes for the protein MTDAQKANELPECPSEGGATAEEQDMPLRQETTPTSSPAGEDPISSQSPDKQAPGLLSMPCLLKELHRDSAPGQPQETAPPPSSTQSGPQEDSDSSVCLRSPSSSGHLGDSDTLSSAEEVAAPTQTAGRKSRRSHSESDTSTVAMAAKKNRCQEKQVNGRVRVRGPRSQRQKQRMRQLRQKREAAARRKPDVLQDSSTSDSDITAHSSSSSPLTASSDNEGETINSHAPVGPAVIGHYDISDTHSEQEQQSLSGAVEVAPSQVTLASTDSEVEIVGVQENASVVSRFPRGGVIQSLSSWKQRAPPSWTSSAQSGWVPPPEVVDLTLDEDRHRYLL
- the ark2n gene encoding protein ARK2N isoform X2 — encoded protein: MTDAQKANELPECPSEGGATAEEQDMPLRQETTPTSSPAGEDPISSQSPDKQAPGLLSMPCLLKELHRDSAPGQPQETAPPPSSTQSGPQEDSDSSVCLRSPSSSGHLGDSDTLSSAEEVAAPTQTAGRKSRRSHSESDTSTVAMAAKKNRCQEKQVNGRVRVRGPRSQRQKQRMRQLRQKREAAARRKPDVLQDSSTSDSDITAHSSSSSPLTASSDNEGETINSHAPGAVEVAPSQVTLASTDSEVEIVGVQENASVVSRFPRGGVIQSLSSWKQRAPPSWTSSAQSGWVPPPEVVDLTLDEDRHRYLL
- the ark2n gene encoding protein ARK2N isoform X3, with amino-acid sequence MTDAQKANELPECPSEGGATAEEQDMPLRQETTPTSSPAGEDPISSQSPDKQAPGLLSMPCLLKELHRDSAPGQPQETAPPPSSTQSGPQEDSDSSVCLRSPSSSGHLGDSDTLSSAEEVAAPTQTAGRKSRRSHSESDTSTVAMAAKKNRCQEKQVNGRVRVRGPRSQRQKQRMRQLRQKREAAARRKPDVLQDSSTSDSDITAHSSSSSPLTASSDNEGETINSHAPGRNMSWTCS
- the ark2n gene encoding protein ARK2N isoform X1, producing MTDAQKANELPECPSEGGATAEEQDMPLRQETTPTSSPAGEDPISSQSPDKQAPGLLSMPCLLKELHRDSAPGQPQETAPPPSSTQSGPQEDSDSSVCLRSPSSSGHLGDSDTLSSAEEVAAPTQTAGRKSRRSHSESDTSTVAMAAKKNRCQEKQVNGRVRVRGPRSQRQKQRMRQLRQKREAAARRKPDVLQDSSTSDSDITAHSSSSSPLTASSDNEGETINSHAPAGHRRADTSGASARGRGQLDLGVASGSLGGVLEEALTRFAAMQRQTEERFRVWMDRLTRLHSDDDLSSSENPEGRSQVSSFLPSSESQETLAAYQMARLNAMTVPPPPQTAGLNGNAEPPEPNV